A window from Gasterosteus aculeatus chromosome 14, fGasAcu3.hap1.1, whole genome shotgun sequence encodes these proteins:
- the loxhd1a gene encoding lipoxygenase homology domain-containing protein 1, with translation MPSKQKKSTAAGETEEVGDEVEETELKIKESGGDDGGVTHGDAAKGEKSREKHKSAESSEDPEAPGREKKKKKTREKKKKKAPDDAAVIENEEEEGEQNNNDPKNNSKKEKSGKLKEEVTEVEKDKQKKKKKKTQSSTENPEGEEEMGSKDKKSKDGKKKKKSDGDEEPLIEEQEEEEDSKKKKKKKAKKGSADSDEDKKKKGKKSKNKQVDYGVIYQNELLNYNTDSSDGYEDEYYKKKVYEVVTITGDVKGAGTDANVFVTLFGDYGVTPKVHLASKSRTAFEKNKTDVFRIKTHNVGPLRKLRIEHDNTGMNASWFLDRVVVTDMNRPHLRFYFACNNWLSREEADNLFVRDLLGCMNPMDVPKLNKYIVSVFTADMKGSGTDADVFLNIFGENGDTGERRLDSDKDNFERGSEDKFTIEAPNLGRLRKITIGHNNRGSSAGWFLDKVTVDDMGNKEVYDFPVSRWFAMDECDGKIQRDVLVGSVQPMGIVYNVQVMTGDVRGGGTNSKIHIVMHGSKGLRNSGKVFLEGGAFERGLIDIFNAEICELLSPLSRVTIGHDNGAVGAGWYCEKVVIYCPFTGIEQTFPCGKWLDEDEADGLIERELYEMVSLRQKKQKKFPWSLWILTSDVKGAGTDAQVFLQIYGEKGKSDEIKLENNSDSFEQGQLDKFMVEMPDIGRLLKVRIWHEKRHPFAGWHLAKITLLKTLTMEKYSFECGRWLDINEDDNEIVRELPATGSLINEPLPLIKYRVTICTGNVSGSGTDASVFLNVIGDLGDTGERLMFMSKNNVNKFEKGNHDEFLIESVSLGQVRRVRVGHDGRGGGCGWFLDKVMVREDGQPESLATEFPCFRWLDRNEDDGQIVRELVPAGDGLRLFNVSYHIAIKTGSVSGASSDSRVFVKLYGEKGDTNKTILAVSDNDLRNYFETGQTDIFTIDTFDIGQINRFLIGHMNEGLRAGWFLDSVQISVPVHGKQYMFPSHRWLCKDEADGKVEVEIYPSEILDIEQLINYEVTVVTGDVRAGGTNANVFCQIYGDEGKTEVLVLKSRSNNFERGTTEIFRIEALDVGKIYKMRIYHDGKGIGDGWFLEKVDIKRLTMAMVQVEVKKQDAKKDKKKDKKKKKKEEEEEVEIVERLQEVVEAFAFPCDRWLARDEEDGEIVVELLTEGNEDLEVNSYEVHVFTGTMWGAGTDANVYVNIYGEIGDTGERQLRKANNLNKFEKGQEDIFDITAVDLGTLKKLRIRHDNSQASAGWFLDRVEIVDNKDDTTYFFPCKRWLAVDEDDGQLARELVPVDEAFMKKGDDDDEEDSETTLGLEQKAMSTTYTMRIKTGDKKYAGTDANVFMIMYGTKDDTGTIKLEASKTHKNKFERGMVDEFTVEAVDIGPLKKLRVGHDNCGGGSAGWFLDWVEIDAPSLGRKLHFPCGRWLDKGEDDGAIVRDLFPNSLQTELYTPFVPYEIKTFTSDVFAAGTDADVVIVLYGRDAVCTQQKSLCVNKRERRMYFERGAEDMFIVELEDVGDVIEKIRIGHDNRGVNPGWHLDRVEIRRLLRKGKGSETVIFPCECWLAKSEDDGETVRELVPSDIITEKLSRDGNLKVTEVEVEDALETHTYTVSVTTGDVYGAGTDANVFLTIYGDQGDTGERKLRKSETNSNKFERGSVDKFTIEAVDLGQVFRIKMRHDNSMMSADWYLDQVEVFDVDTEEVYLFLCERWLSRKREDRRIERVFYVKGYEGVRESSKKKNTAVTVKSVDNNMNKKSKKKKEEEEEEVELPIIPYHITICTGLERDASTTSRAYVIIIGANHTQTQRLWLDLPGERKGFEAGSLESFQCHGSDVGEIKKVELGHDGATPESCWLVDELSVAVPTKGVKYIFACKCWLAKDRGDGLTARVFSVLDAEAISISQQIIYEVTVVTGDVQDAGTDTLIFMSVFGANGSTEEMLLQKNEDRFERGQEDTFNMEIDDVAPLRKMRLRIDGSGSRPDWFLDQVVLRNLATEEVSVFTYEEWLSRTRGPKRTTMCEMAAVVDEELMVELTTYIVQVKTSDSSGAGTDANVWIIVFGENGDTGELALKESQRSNKFERKQVDTFRFTDILSMGELSKVRVWHDNSGPAAGWHLEYIDVKDEILDKTFRFPCDRWLAKNVDDGQIMRELACANNDYLDLGEKTKYEICVTTGDTETKESAWIALEGRKGRSKEFAMENSSKKKRFLRGNVDRFEFSSKNLGDIAGICLGHTPKDGKKVKGEVFWRVEEVVVTERELGNKYIFSCNALIPLSPKREDFSTFECTKAIESFASKARSLVPVKYEIIVITGDEKGAGTDANVFITIYGSNGDSGRRQLRQKFRNLFEREQTDRFLLEMLDMGELQKVRVEHDNSGLSPGWLLDRVEVTNTANGVTTIFLCGKWLDTKKADGVIARVFYPKY, from the exons ATGCCGTCGAAACAGAAAAAATCCACGGCTGCTGGAGAAACCGAAGAGGTCGGTGACGAAGTGGAGGAGACGGAGCTAAAAATAAAGGAGAGCGGCGGCGACGACGGCGGCGTGACCCACGGGGACGCCGCGAAAGGAGAGAAGAGTCGTGAGAAACACAAGAGCGCCGAGAGCTCCGAGGATCCGGAGGCCCcggggagagagaagaagaagaagaagacgagagaaaagaagaagaaaaaggcccCAGATGATGCGGCTGTGATtgaaaatgaggaggaggaaggtgagcaAAACAATAATGACCCCAAGAACAATTCAAAGAAGGAGAAATCAGGGAAGCTCAAAGAGGAAGTGACAGAGGTagagaaagacaaacagaagaagaagaagaagaagacacaaTCCTCCACAGAGAATCCAGAGGGGGAAGAAGAGATGGGATCCAAGGACAAGAAGTCGAAAGAcggcaaaaagaagaaaaagtccgACGGCGATGAGGAGCCCTTGattgaggagcaggaggaagaggaggactccaagaaaaagaagaagaagaaggcgaaGAAGGGGTCGGCGGACAGCGACGAAgataagaagaaaaaggggaagaaatcCAAAAATAAACAGGTGGACTACGGCGTCATCTACCAGAACGAGCTGCTGAACTACAACACAGATTCATCAGACGGATACGAGGATGAGTACTACAAAAAGAAAG tGTATGAGGTGGTCACTATCACTGGTGATGTAAAGGGAGCCGGGACGGATGCTAATGTGTTTGTTACCCTTTTTGGGGACTATGGCGTCACGCCCAAGGTTCACTTGGCAAGCAA GAGCCGAACTGCATTTGAGAAGAATAAGACTGATGTTTTCCGTATCAAAACGCACAACGTGGGGCCTCTGAGGAAGCTGAG GATCGAGCACGACAACACGGGGATGAACGCCAGCTGGTTCCTGGACCGGGTGGTGGTGACCGACATGAACCGGCCACATCTGCGCTTCTATTTCGCCTGCAACAACTGGCTCAGTCGAGAGGAGGCCGACAACCTGTTTGTCCGGGACCTGCTGGGCTGCATGAACCCCATGGACGTCCCCAAGT TAAATAAGTACATAGTGAGCGTGTTCACTGCGGACATGAAGGGAAGTGGGACCGATGCAGATGTCTTCCTGAACATCTTTGGGGAGAATGGTGACACag GAGAGCGGCGGCTGGACAGCGACAAAGACAACTTTGAGCGCGGGTCAGAGGACAAGTTTACGATAGAGGCGCCAAACCTGGGAAGGCTGAGGAAAATCACTATTGGCCACAATAACAGAGGTTCATCAGCTGGATGGTTTCTAGACAAG GTAACGGTTGACGACATGGGGAATAAGGAAGTCTATGACTTCCCTGTTAGTCGTTGGTTCGCCATGGATGAATGCGATGGCAAGATACAGAGAGATGTGTTGGTTGGATCCGTGCAACCGATGG GAATCGTGTACAATGTGCAAGTGATGACGGGAGACGTGAGGGGTGGAGGCACCAACTCTAAGATCCACATCGTCATGCACGGCTCCAAGGGCTTAAGGAACAGTGGCAAAGTATTCCTGGAGGGGGGCGCCTTCGAGCGTGGCCTCATTGACATTTTCAACGCAGAGATCTGTGAACTGCTCAGCCCGCTCAGCAGGGTCACCATCGGCCACGACAATGGGGCTGTTGGCGCCGGATGGTACTGTGAAAAG GTTGTGATATACTGTCCATTCACGGGCATCGAGCAGACATTCCCGTGCGGGAAGTGGCTGGACGAGGACGAGGCGGACGGACTGATTGAGAGGGAGCTGTACGAGATGGTCTCTCTCAGGCAGAAGAAACAGAAGA AGTTCCCATGGTCCCTGTGGATCTTGACATCGGATGTGAAGGGCGCGGGGACGGACGCCCAGGTGTTTTTGCAGATCTATGGAGAGAAGGGCAAGTCTGATGAGATCAAACTGGAAAACAACTCTGACAGCTTTGAACAGGGCCAGCTGGATAAATTCATG GTTGAAATGCCAGACATAGGGAGACTGCTGAAAGTGCGCATCTGGCACGAGAAGAGACATCCGTTTGCTGGATGGCATCTAGCGAAG ATCACTTTGCTCAAGACCCTGACAATGGAAAAGTATTCTTTTGAATGTGGCCGTTGGCTGGACATCAACGAGGACGACAATGAGATCGTCAGAGAACTTCCAGCTACGGGGTCACTCATCAATGAGCCGCTGCCTC tgaTAAAGTACCGTGTTACCATCTGCACCGGCAACGTCAGTGGCAGTGGCACCGACGCGAGCGTCTTCCTTAATGTCATCGGTGACCTGGGCGACACGGGGGAGAGACTCATGTTTATGAGCAAGAACAACGTCAACAAATTTGAAAAGGGCAAC CACGACGAGTTTCTCATCGAGTCGGTGTCTTTGGGCCAAGTGCGCAGGGTGCGCGTCGGCCACGACGGCCGCGGCGGAGGCTGCGGTTGGTTCCTTGACAAGGTGATGGTCCGGGAAGATGGCCAGCCTGAGAGTTTGGCCACCGAGTTCCCCTGTTTCAG GTGGTTGGACCGTAATGAGGATGATGGACAGATTGTCCGTGAGTTAGTCCCAGCTGGAGATGGCCTGCGCCTCTTCA ATGTCAGCTACCACATAGCAATAAAGACGGGCAGCGTGAGCGGAGCCAGCTCGGACTCCAGGGTGTTTGTCAAGCTGTACGGAGAGAAGGGCGACACCAACAAGACGATACTGGCTGTTTCCGACAACGACCTCAGGAACTACTTTGAGACGGGACAAACGGACATCTTCACCATTGACACCTTTGACATCGGACAG ATCAACCGCTTCCTGATTGGTCACATGAACGAGGGCCTGCGGGCCGGCTGGTTTCTGGACAGCGTCCAGATCTCCGTGCCGGTTCATGGGAAGCAGTACATGTTCCCCAGCCACCGCTGGCTCTGCAAAGACGAGGCTGATGGGAAAGTGGAGGTGGAGATTTATCCCAGTGAGATATTGGACATCGAACAAT TGATCAACTATGAAGTAACAGTGGTCACAGGGGACGTGCGAGCAGGTGGCACCAATGCCAACGTCTTCTGTCAGATTTACGGAGACGAAGGAAAAACTGAAGTCCTCGTGCTCAAGAGTCGCTCCAACAATTTTGAACGCGGCACCACGGAGATCTTCAGG ATTGAGGCTCTGGACGTTGGTAAAATCTACAAGATGCGAATCTACCACGACGGGAAGGGCATCGGAGACGGCTGGTTCCTGGAGAAGGTGGACATCAAGCGGCTGACGATGGCAATGGTGCAGGTCGAGGTGAAGAAGCAGGACGCCaagaaagacaagaagaaggacaagaagaagaagaagaaagaggaggaggaggaggtggagatagTTGAGCGGCTGCAGGAAGTGGTGGAGGCGTTCGCCTTCCCGTGTGACCGCTGGCTGGCCAGGgatgaggaggacggggagatcGTGGTGGAGCTGCTGACGGAGGGCAATGAAGACCTGGAGG TGAACTCATACGAGGTCCACGTGTTCACCGGGACGATGTGGGGGGCTGGGACGGATGCCAATGTTTACGTCAACATTTATGGAGAGATCGGCGACACGGGGGAGCGCCAGCTCAGGAAGGCAAACAACCTGAACAAATTTGAGAAAGGCCAG GAGGACATTTTCGACATCACGGCGGTGGACTTGGGGACCCTGAAGAAGCTGCGGATCCGACATGACAACAGCCAGGCCAGTGCCGGCTGGTTCTTGGACAGAGTGGAAATTGTGGACAACAAAGATGACACCAC GTACTTTTTCCCCTGTAAACGCTGGCTGGCTGTTGATGAGGATGACGGACAGCTGGCCAGGGAGCTAGTtcctgtggacgaggcctttaTGAAGaaaggagatgatgatgatgaggaagacTCTGAAACCACGCTTGGCCTTGAACAGAAGG CCATGTCGACAACTTACACGATGAGGATAAAAACTGGCGACAAAAAGTATGCAGGAACTGATGCTAATGTCTTTATGATAATGTACGGTACCAAGGACGACACAG GGACAATTAAGCTGGAGGCGTCAAAGACTCATAAGAACAAGTTTGAGCGGGGCATGGTCGATGAGTTCACCGTGGAAGCTGTGGACATCGGGCCGCTGAAGAAGCTGCGCGTTGGACACGACAACTGTG GTGGAGGATCAGCAGGCTGGTTCCTCGACTGGGTGGAGATCGACGCCCCGTCTCTCGGTCGGAAACTGCACTTCCCCTGTGGCCGCTGGTTGGACAAAGGGGAGGACGACGGGGCCATCGTCAGGGACCTTTTCCCTAATTCCCTCCAGACGGAGCTTTACACGCCAT TCGTCCCATATGAAATCAAGACCTTCACCAGCGACGTGTTCGCCGCCGGCACGGACGCAGACGTCGTGATTGTCCTCTACGGGAGGGACGCAGTGTGCACCCAGCAGAAGTCTCTGTGCGTCAacaagagggagaggaggatgtACTTTGAGAGAGGAGCTGAAGACATGTTTATAGTCGAG CTAGAAGATGTGGGGGATGTAATTGAAAAGATCCGGATCGGCCATGACAACCGGGGGGTCAACCCGGGCTGGCACCTGGACCGAGTGGAGATCAGACGTCTGCTCCGGAAGGGAaag GGCTCGGAGACCGTCATCTTCCCGTGCGAATGTTGGCTCGCCAAGTCGGAGGACGACGGAGAAACCGTGCGAGAGCTGGTGCCCTCGGACATCATCACCGAGAAGCTCTCCCGAGACGGGAACCTGAAAGTCAccgaggtggaggtggaagatGCCCTGGAGA ctcacacatacacagtgtCGGTGACGACGGGCGACGTGTACGGAGCCGGCACCGACGCCAACGTCTTCCTCACCATTTACGGGGACCAGGGGGACACTGGGGAGAGGAAACTCCGCAAGTCGGAGACAAACAGCAACAAGTTTGAACGGGGATCT GTGGATAAGTTCACTATAGAAGCCGTTGACCTCGGACAGGTTTTCAGGATCAAAATGCGCCACGACAACAGCATGATGAGTGCCGACTGGTACTTGGACCAGGTGGAGGTGTTCGACGTGGACACAGAAGAGGTGTATCTCTTCTTATGTGAGCGTTGGCTATCCAGGAAGAGGGAGGACCGACGCATTGAGAGAGTCTTCTATGTCAAG GGCTACGAAGGTGTTAGAGAAAGCAGTAAAAAGAAGAACACAGCTGTGACAGTGAAGAGCGTTGACAATAACATGAACaaaaagagcaagaagaagaaggaggaggaggaggaggaagttgagCTTCCCA TCATTCCATACCACATCACCATCTGCACCGGACTGGAGCGGGACGCGAGCACCACCAGCAGGGCTTATGTGATCATCATCGGGGCCAATCACACCCAGACACAGAGGTTGTGGCTGGACCTGCCGGGCGAGAGGAAGGGCTTTGAGGCCGGCTCCCTGGAGAGCTTTCAGTGCCACGGCTCAGACGTGGGGGAGATCAAAAAAGTCGAG CTAGGTCATGACGGGGCCACTCCTGAGAGCTGCTGGCTGGTTGATGAGCTGTCTGTTGCTGTGCCAACCAAAGGGGTCAAATATATCTTTGCTTGCAAGTGCTGGCTGGCCAAAGATCGAGGAGATGGTCTGACTGCTCGAGTGTTCAGCGTGCTGGATGCAGAGGCCATTTCCATCTCCCAGCAG ATTATTTACGAGGTTACCGTAGTAACGGGGGACGTGCAGGACGCAGGAACAGACACCCTGATCTTCATGTCTGTATTCGGAGCCAACGGCAGCACGGAGGAGATGCTGCTGCAGAAGAATGAGGACAG GTTCGAGCGCGGTCAGGAGGACACTTTCAACATGGAGATCGATGACGTCGCTCCACTGAGGAAAATGAGGCTTCGCATCGATGGCTCCGGCAGTCGACCCGACTGGTTTCTGGATCAG GTGGTCCTGCGTAACCTGGCCACAGAGGAGGTGTCCGTGTTCACCTATGAGGAGTGGCTCTCCAGGACCCGTGGACCGAAGAGGACCACCATGTGCGAGATGGCTGCTGTGGTGGACGAGGAGCTGATGGTGGAGCTCACCACTTACATCGTCCAGGTCAAGACCAGTGACAGTTCAG GGGCGGGCACCGACGCCAACGTGTGGATCATTGTTTTCGGAGAGAACGGAGACACAGGAGAGCTCGCTTTGAAAGAGTCCCAGAGGTCCAACAAGTTTGAGCGCAAGCAGGTGGACACGTTCCGCTTCACGGATATCCTCAGCATGGGAGAGCTCTCCAAAGTCCGGGTCTGGCACGACAACTCAG GTCCCGCTGCAGGATGGCACCTGGAATACATCGACGTGAAGGATGAGATCCTGGACAAAACGTTTCGTTTCCCCTGCGACCGCTGGCTCGCCAagaacgtcgacgacggacagaTAATGAGAGAGCTGGCATGCGCCAACAACGACTACTTGGACCTCGGCGAGAAGACGA AGTATGAAATTTGTGTCACAACTGGAGACACGGAAACCAAAGAAAGTGCCTGGATTGCACTCGAGGGGAGGAAAGGCCGATCAAAAGAATTTGCAATGGAGAACTCCTCCAAGAAGAAGCGGTTCTTGCG GGGAAATGTCGACAGGTTCGAGTTCTCGTCCAAGAACTTGGGGGACATCGCTGGCATCTGCCTGGGACACACACCCAAGGATGGAAAGAAAGTGAAGGGGGAGGTATTCTGGCgcgtggaggaggtggttgTCACTGAAAGGGAGCTGGGAAACAA GTACATCTTCAGCTGCAATGccctcatccctctctccccgAAGAGGGAGGATTTCTCCACCTTCGAGTGCACGAAGGCCATCGAGAGCTTCGCCAGCAAAGCTCGAAGCCTCGTGCCCGTCAAGTACGAAATCATCGTCATCACGGGCGACGAGAAGGGGGCGGGCACGGACGCCAACGTCTTCATCACCATCTACGGCTCCAACGGAGATTCGGGCCGCCGGCAGCTGCGGCAGAAGTTCCGGAACCTTTTCGAACGGGAGCAGACGGACCGGTTCCTGCTGGAGATGCTGGACATGGGCGAGCTGCAGAAGGTCCGGGTGGAGCACGACAACTCCGGCCTGAGCCCCGGCTGGCTGCTGGACCGCGTGGAGGTCACCAACACCGCCAACGGGGTCACCACCATCTTCCTGTGCGGGAAGTGGCTGGACACCAAGAAGGCCGACGGGGTGATCGCAAGAGTCTTCTACCCAAAATACTag